One region of Wyeomyia smithii strain HCP4-BCI-WySm-NY-G18 chromosome 3, ASM2978416v1, whole genome shotgun sequence genomic DNA includes:
- the LOC129731388 gene encoding E3 ubiquitin-protein ligase MYLIP isoform X2, translating into MWCLINLPNGTTSAVQCDPKRNSQECLEKVCSDLGIVCETDYFGLIPVRDGDSIDVDECSAKQWINLRNPLSLHANDRNHPIQLSLRVKFWVPAHLILQDSVRLLFYMQARQELLDQHISPSSWSNAAYISALMLQADGYKYDPAKVVVNLAVGSIERRQSRRPSKRKCSETDVKRGSISPVGLSEDESTDETKPKNLYQSYIVRPTFEDTTPEPMPDNFIEIIAKEHETLTKIKMTPNSAQYWLLEEISSLSGYGEEVFEGVTTSEPSVRCKIGVSPRGLSISKEEQPYSVPFTAVKTAKSAKRLFQLTYVNEQHEEMNVELKLPNQRTAASLYRAITEKHVFYSCETVQAVVTTQFIRDLKGTIASMFNEDTELGKRYVFDIKRTCREVYDNSRRILHARGIEVSNVQPQCPQEQAEQLEQRLAAQTEENTKLDRLVEERITEAVTCIICADNVMDTMFLPCGHITACRQCAEQCDRCPLCRADIMCVNKAFLPPVLRTRGQTVAAQ; encoded by the exons GTTTGCAGCGACCTTGGCATCGTCTGTGAAACAGACTACTTCGGGCTGATTCCGGTTCGTGACGGGGACAGCATCGATGTGGACGAATGCAGTGCGAAGCAGTGGATAAATCTGCGCAATCCGCTCAGCCTCCATGCGAACGATCGGAACCATCCGATTCAGCTTTCTCTGCGGGTTAAGTTTTGGGTTCCAGCCCATCTGATCCTGCAGGACAGCGTTCGTCTACTGTTCTACATGCAGGCACGTCAGGAACTGCTCGATCAGCACATCAGTCCTTCCAGCTGGTCGAATGCGGCGTACATTTCCGCCCTAATGCTGCAAGCTGACGGATACAAGTATGATCCGGCCAAAGTTGTTGTAAATCTTGCTGTAGGCTCAATCGAACGCCGTCAGTCGCGGCGTCCCTCCAAGCGAAAGTGTTCAGAAACGGACGTCAAACGTGGAAGCATATCTCCGGTGGGATTGTCCGAGGACGAATCAACCGACGAAACGAAACCAAAGAACCTCTACCAGAGCTATATCGTAAGACCAACGTTCGAGGATACTACGCCGGAACCGATGCCAGACAATTTCATCGAAATAATTGCTAAGGAGCACGAAACTCTAACCAAAATCAAAATGACTCCCAATTCCGCGCAGTATTGGCTACTGGAGGAAATTTCTTCGCTCAGCGGATACGGCGAGGAAGTGTTTGAGGGGGTGACCACCAGTGAACCATCCGTTCGCTGCAAAATCGGCGTCAGTCCACGCGGTCTATCAATCTCAAAAGAGGAACAACCTTATAG CGTTCCCTTTACAGCTGTGAAAACCGCCAAATCAGCTAAGCGATTGTTCCAGCTTACCTACGTGAACGAACAGCACGAGGAGATGAATGTCGAGCTGAAGTTGCCCAACCAAAGAACGGCAGCCTCACTGTACCGAGCTATTACGGAGAAGCACGTGTTCTACTCGTGTGAAACGGTTCAAGCCGTCGTTACCACTCAATTCATTCGTGATCTCAAAGGAACAATCGCATCGATGTTCAACGAGGACACCGAGCTCGGCAAGCGATACGTGTTCGATATCAAGCGTACCTGTCGCGAGGTGTACGACAACTCGAGACGAATCCTGCACGCGCGTGGTATCGAAGTCAGCAACGTTCAACCACAGTGTCCCCAGGAACAAGCCGAACAGCTCGAGCAGCGGCTTGCCGCTCAAACCGAGGAAAACACCAAACTAGATCGACTGGTGGAGGAACGAATCACAGAGGCGGTCACCTGTATTATCTGTGCCGATAACGTGATGGACACCATGTTTCTACCGTGTGGACACATAACCGCCTGTCGGCAATGTGCAGAACA ATGTGATCGCTGTCCTCTCTGTCGGGCGGATATCATGTGTGTGAATAAAGCATTTCTTCCACCAGTGCTTCGTACCAGAGGACAAACCGTCGCTGCCCAGTGA
- the LOC129731388 gene encoding E3 ubiquitin-protein ligase MYLIP isoform X1: protein MWCLINLPNGTTSAVQCDPKRNSQECLEKVCSDLGIVCETDYFGLIPVRDGDSIDVDECSAKQWINLRNPLSLHANDRNHPIQLSLRVKFWVPAHLILQDSVRLLFYMQARQELLDQHISPSSWSNAAYISALMLQADGYKYDPAKVVVNLAVGSIERRQSRRPSKRKCSETDVKRGSISPVGLSEDESTDETKPKNLYQSYIVRPTFEDTTPEPMPDNFIEIIAKEHETLTKIKMTPNSAQYWLLEEISSLSGYGEEVFEGVTTSEPSVRCKIGVSPRGLSISKEEQPYSSVPFTAVKTAKSAKRLFQLTYVNEQHEEMNVELKLPNQRTAASLYRAITEKHVFYSCETVQAVVTTQFIRDLKGTIASMFNEDTELGKRYVFDIKRTCREVYDNSRRILHARGIEVSNVQPQCPQEQAEQLEQRLAAQTEENTKLDRLVEERITEAVTCIICADNVMDTMFLPCGHITACRQCAEQCDRCPLCRADIMCVNKAFLPPVLRTRGQTVAAQ from the exons GTTTGCAGCGACCTTGGCATCGTCTGTGAAACAGACTACTTCGGGCTGATTCCGGTTCGTGACGGGGACAGCATCGATGTGGACGAATGCAGTGCGAAGCAGTGGATAAATCTGCGCAATCCGCTCAGCCTCCATGCGAACGATCGGAACCATCCGATTCAGCTTTCTCTGCGGGTTAAGTTTTGGGTTCCAGCCCATCTGATCCTGCAGGACAGCGTTCGTCTACTGTTCTACATGCAGGCACGTCAGGAACTGCTCGATCAGCACATCAGTCCTTCCAGCTGGTCGAATGCGGCGTACATTTCCGCCCTAATGCTGCAAGCTGACGGATACAAGTATGATCCGGCCAAAGTTGTTGTAAATCTTGCTGTAGGCTCAATCGAACGCCGTCAGTCGCGGCGTCCCTCCAAGCGAAAGTGTTCAGAAACGGACGTCAAACGTGGAAGCATATCTCCGGTGGGATTGTCCGAGGACGAATCAACCGACGAAACGAAACCAAAGAACCTCTACCAGAGCTATATCGTAAGACCAACGTTCGAGGATACTACGCCGGAACCGATGCCAGACAATTTCATCGAAATAATTGCTAAGGAGCACGAAACTCTAACCAAAATCAAAATGACTCCCAATTCCGCGCAGTATTGGCTACTGGAGGAAATTTCTTCGCTCAGCGGATACGGCGAGGAAGTGTTTGAGGGGGTGACCACCAGTGAACCATCCGTTCGCTGCAAAATCGGCGTCAGTCCACGCGGTCTATCAATCTCAAAAGAGGAACAACCTTATAG CAGCGTTCCCTTTACAGCTGTGAAAACCGCCAAATCAGCTAAGCGATTGTTCCAGCTTACCTACGTGAACGAACAGCACGAGGAGATGAATGTCGAGCTGAAGTTGCCCAACCAAAGAACGGCAGCCTCACTGTACCGAGCTATTACGGAGAAGCACGTGTTCTACTCGTGTGAAACGGTTCAAGCCGTCGTTACCACTCAATTCATTCGTGATCTCAAAGGAACAATCGCATCGATGTTCAACGAGGACACCGAGCTCGGCAAGCGATACGTGTTCGATATCAAGCGTACCTGTCGCGAGGTGTACGACAACTCGAGACGAATCCTGCACGCGCGTGGTATCGAAGTCAGCAACGTTCAACCACAGTGTCCCCAGGAACAAGCCGAACAGCTCGAGCAGCGGCTTGCCGCTCAAACCGAGGAAAACACCAAACTAGATCGACTGGTGGAGGAACGAATCACAGAGGCGGTCACCTGTATTATCTGTGCCGATAACGTGATGGACACCATGTTTCTACCGTGTGGACACATAACCGCCTGTCGGCAATGTGCAGAACA ATGTGATCGCTGTCCTCTCTGTCGGGCGGATATCATGTGTGTGAATAAAGCATTTCTTCCACCAGTGCTTCGTACCAGAGGACAAACCGTCGCTGCCCAGTGA